The uncultured Sunxiuqinia sp. genome has a segment encoding these proteins:
- the obgE gene encoding GTPase ObgE, with the protein MAENNFVDYVKIFCRSGNGGSGSTHLRREKFVPKGGPDGGDGGRGGHVIVRGNAQMWTLLHMRYKRHIFAGHGASGGGHGSFGADGEDITIEVPLGTVAKDGETGEFLFEITKDGETQYLVKGGRGGLGNTHFKSSTNQTPRYAQPGEDGAEGWKILELKILADVGLVGFPSAGKSTLLSVVSAAKPKIADYPFTTLVPNLGIVSYRDQQSFVMADIPGIIEGAHEGKGLGLRFLRHIERNSMLLFMVPADSKDHRNEYGVLLNELEKYNPELLDKERYLVISKSDFLDEELKQEISSELKDIPHHFISSVANQGIIELKDKIWQILNPS; encoded by the coding sequence ATGGCTGAAAATAACTTTGTTGATTACGTAAAGATATTCTGTCGCTCGGGAAATGGTGGCTCGGGATCAACTCACCTGCGAAGAGAGAAATTTGTTCCTAAAGGTGGGCCTGACGGCGGTGACGGAGGACGTGGCGGCCATGTGATTGTGAGAGGCAATGCTCAAATGTGGACACTACTTCACATGAGGTACAAAAGACACATTTTTGCCGGACACGGTGCATCTGGTGGAGGACACGGCAGCTTTGGCGCTGATGGTGAAGATATTACTATAGAAGTTCCGCTAGGAACTGTTGCTAAAGATGGAGAAACCGGTGAGTTTCTTTTCGAGATTACGAAAGATGGCGAAACCCAATACCTGGTAAAAGGAGGCCGAGGTGGATTGGGAAACACCCATTTTAAATCGTCGACAAACCAAACACCACGATATGCTCAACCGGGCGAAGACGGCGCTGAAGGCTGGAAGATTTTGGAGCTTAAAATTTTAGCTGACGTTGGACTTGTTGGGTTTCCGAGTGCCGGAAAATCAACACTTCTGTCGGTTGTTTCGGCGGCCAAACCTAAAATTGCTGATTATCCATTTACCACGCTTGTTCCAAACCTGGGGATCGTTTCGTACCGCGATCAGCAATCGTTTGTTATGGCCGACATTCCCGGAATTATTGAAGGAGCGCATGAAGGAAAAGGCCTGGGACTACGATTTCTTCGGCACATCGAGCGGAATTCCATGCTTTTATTTATGGTTCCGGCCGATAGCAAAGACCACCGGAATGAATATGGTGTGCTATTAAATGAACTTGAAAAGTACAACCCAGAGTTGCTGGACAAAGAACGCTACCTGGTAATCAGCAAATCGGATTTTCTGGATGAAGAACTGAAACAGGAAATTAGTTCCGAATTGAAAGATATTCCACATCACTTTATTTCGTCGGTAGCCAATCAGGGAATTATAGAGTTGAAAGATAAAATCTGGCAAATTTTGAATCCTTCGTAA
- a CDS encoding adenylate kinase: protein MLNLVLFGPPGAGKGTQAEFLIDSFGLIHLSTGDILRNEIATQTELGLQAKKFMDKGELVTDEVVIGMIKNKLTANSEAKGFIFDGFPRTVAQANALDAMLDENKTPISAMLCLEVEKQELINRLLNRGKTSGRSDDQDESIIENRISVYHEKTAPIKDYYAAQNKHFDIDGMGSVEEIAARLKETVKTL, encoded by the coding sequence ATGTTAAATTTAGTTTTATTCGGTCCGCCGGGTGCAGGAAAAGGCACCCAGGCCGAGTTTTTAATTGATAGCTTCGGGCTTATTCATTTGTCAACCGGCGATATTTTACGCAATGAAATTGCCACACAAACGGAGCTTGGCCTGCAAGCCAAAAAATTTATGGATAAAGGAGAACTTGTAACCGATGAGGTTGTAATTGGTATGATCAAAAATAAGCTGACAGCCAATTCGGAAGCGAAAGGTTTTATTTTCGACGGATTTCCAAGAACGGTAGCGCAAGCAAATGCGCTGGATGCAATGCTTGACGAAAATAAAACTCCGATTTCTGCCATGCTATGCCTGGAGGTTGAGAAACAAGAGTTGATTAACCGACTGCTTAACCGAGGTAAAACATCTGGACGTTCAGATGATCAGGACGAATCGATTATTGAAAACCGCATTTCAGTTTACCACGAAAAAACAGCCCCCATCAAAGATTACTATGCTGCACAAAACAAGCATTTTGATATTGACGGAATGGGATCTGTTGAAGAAATTGCAGCGCGCTTGAAAGAGACCGTAAAAACACTTTAA
- the hpt gene encoding hypoxanthine phosphoribosyltransferase: MGNIKIRDKEFELFIPYEKIRSVIEEMADKMNEELEGKNPLFLCILNGSFMFAAEIFKRISLLDAEISFVKLASYSGTQSTGKIKELIGLNESLEGRTVVILEDIVDSGITIDNTVKQLQDHKPAEVQVATLLLKPDALVKEVKLDYIGLEIPNDFIVGYGLDYDGRGRNLIDIFKAAES, translated from the coding sequence ATGGGTAATATTAAAATACGAGATAAGGAGTTCGAATTATTTATCCCTTACGAGAAAATTCGTTCGGTAATTGAGGAAATGGCTGACAAAATGAACGAAGAGCTGGAAGGGAAAAACCCACTGTTCCTCTGCATCTTAAACGGATCGTTTATGTTTGCAGCCGAAATTTTTAAACGAATTTCCTTACTCGATGCTGAGATTTCTTTCGTGAAACTCGCTTCGTACTCCGGTACTCAATCAACCGGAAAAATAAAAGAATTAATTGGCTTGAATGAAAGTCTGGAAGGAAGAACAGTTGTTATTCTAGAAGACATTGTGGATTCGGGAATAACAATTGACAATACGGTTAAACAGCTTCAGGATCACAAGCCGGCAGAGGTTCAAGTTGCCACACTACTACTAAAGCCCGATGCACTTGTAAAAGAAGTAAAGCTAGACTACATCGGCCTCGAAATACCAAACGATTTTATTGTTGGATATGGGCTGGATTACGACGGACGTGGTCGCAATCTGATCGATATCTTTAAAGCAGCAGAGTCGTAA
- the purE gene encoding 5-(carboxyamino)imidazole ribonucleotide mutase — translation MEAKVSIIMGSTSDLSVMEGAAKILDEFEIPFEINALSAHRTPEEVERFAKGAKERGVQVIIAGAGMAAHLPGVIAAMTTLPVIGVPIKASLDGWDSMLAILQMPPGIPVATVAINGARNAGILAVQMMSLGDKELMGKLENFKEELKEKIVKANKDLSEVKFKFKTN, via the coding sequence ATGGAAGCGAAAGTAAGTATCATAATGGGAAGTACTTCTGATTTGAGTGTGATGGAAGGTGCCGCAAAAATTTTAGATGAGTTTGAAATTCCTTTTGAAATTAATGCTTTGTCGGCGCACCGCACCCCGGAAGAAGTCGAACGTTTTGCAAAGGGTGCAAAGGAGCGGGGTGTTCAAGTGATTATTGCAGGAGCGGGAATGGCTGCCCACTTGCCTGGAGTAATTGCAGCAATGACAACGTTGCCGGTTATAGGTGTCCCCATAAAAGCGAGCTTGGATGGCTGGGACTCGATGTTAGCCATTTTGCAAATGCCTCCGGGAATTCCTGTTGCTACGGTGGCCATAAACGGAGCCCGAAATGCCGGGATTTTAGCTGTTCAGATGATGTCGCTGGGCGACAAAGAACTGATGGGCAAATTGGAGAATTTTAAAGAGGAGTTAAAAGAAAAAATTGTAAAGGCCAACAAAGATTTGTCAGAGGTGAAGTTTAAATTCAAAACAAATTAG
- a CDS encoding helix-hairpin-helix domain-containing protein, which yields MKRLILYIAFSGLQTLVLGQVTDYEFQAELESMIEAAVAEEENADVEQLTEELQLIRERPININQATREDFERLYFLSGLQIDNLLDYRKKYGQIYSPFELNSIDGFNPDLIRVLQAFMLFGESDEKPFRFRPRQEVMLRAIRLLEKQKGYKEPRKYIGSPEKLYLRYRYSEPSLHAGLTAEKDAGESFFNEANPVGFDYYSGYVNFDFQDGKHRLYLGDYLVRFGQGLTAWQGFSLSKSAEVGGVAKFNQGIKSYSSTDENNFLRGVATRLDLGKFQWSSFVSYKKFDANKDSIDGDAVFTSFQTSGLHRSQNEIDDKNSVRAFTAGTNLSFSFDKLSIGLTGIHFRYELPLQRKRADYNLFLFDGRQVSNLGLSYKYGLNRYFFFGETAWSSTRGTAFIQGVQANPADQIALSLLYRNIGKNYNTPLAGAFTEGSKVNDEQGVYFGAVVQPIAGVSLRMYADFFRYNWIKYATVAPGKGQEYLLQLDYRVNQDWKVYSRYFLEKKPVKSNGNFTKLNLEQSREKVRIQVEGVLWRQFILKSRWECIWYQHEQKSFGWMVFQDVGFHSESNSQAWWLRLAYFHTDDYDSRVYAFENDLLYQFSVPAFYGEGIRIYANGKVKICEKVDVWVKVARSWFLGLDKLGSGYSQIDGGKKTEVKFQLRFKF from the coding sequence ATGAAAAGACTGATTCTTTATATCGCCTTTTCGGGGTTGCAGACTTTGGTTTTGGGACAGGTTACTGATTATGAATTTCAAGCTGAATTGGAAAGCATGATAGAAGCAGCTGTTGCGGAGGAGGAAAACGCCGATGTTGAGCAGTTGACCGAAGAACTACAATTGATCAGGGAACGGCCGATCAACATTAATCAAGCTACTCGAGAAGATTTCGAGAGGCTCTATTTCTTATCGGGACTACAAATTGACAATTTGTTGGATTACCGCAAAAAATATGGTCAGATTTATTCGCCATTCGAATTGAATAGTATTGATGGATTTAACCCGGATTTAATTCGGGTGTTGCAGGCCTTTATGTTGTTTGGAGAGTCGGATGAAAAGCCTTTTCGATTTCGTCCACGACAAGAAGTGATGCTAAGAGCCATTCGGCTTTTGGAAAAGCAAAAGGGATATAAAGAACCGCGAAAATACATAGGCTCACCAGAAAAGTTGTATCTCCGTTATCGGTATTCGGAGCCCAGTTTACATGCTGGCTTAACCGCGGAGAAGGATGCCGGCGAATCTTTTTTTAATGAAGCGAATCCCGTGGGGTTTGATTACTATAGCGGCTATGTGAATTTCGATTTTCAGGATGGAAAGCATCGCCTTTATTTGGGCGACTATCTGGTTCGGTTTGGACAAGGATTAACAGCCTGGCAAGGTTTTTCACTTTCAAAGTCTGCCGAGGTAGGAGGTGTGGCAAAATTCAATCAGGGTATAAAGAGCTATTCATCAACTGACGAGAATAACTTTTTGCGCGGCGTGGCAACACGTCTGGATTTAGGAAAATTCCAATGGAGTTCATTTGTTTCGTATAAGAAGTTTGATGCAAATAAAGACAGTATTGATGGGGACGCTGTTTTTACTTCTTTTCAAACTTCGGGCTTGCACCGGAGCCAAAACGAAATTGACGATAAAAACTCGGTCAGGGCCTTTACTGCCGGAACAAACCTTAGTTTTTCTTTCGATAAACTATCCATTGGATTAACCGGAATTCATTTTCGCTATGAACTTCCCTTACAACGAAAACGGGCAGACTACAACCTTTTTCTGTTTGATGGAAGACAGGTGAGTAATCTCGGATTGAGCTACAAGTATGGGCTGAACCGTTATTTCTTTTTTGGAGAAACAGCCTGGTCCAGTACAAGAGGAACGGCATTTATTCAAGGGGTGCAGGCCAATCCGGCAGACCAGATAGCGTTGTCTCTTTTGTACCGAAATATTGGTAAAAACTACAATACTCCTTTGGCGGGGGCTTTCACCGAAGGGAGCAAAGTGAATGACGAACAAGGCGTTTATTTTGGAGCAGTGGTTCAACCCATTGCGGGAGTTAGCCTTCGCATGTACGCTGATTTTTTTCGATATAACTGGATAAAATATGCAACCGTTGCGCCCGGAAAGGGACAGGAGTATTTACTTCAGTTGGATTACAGGGTTAATCAGGACTGGAAGGTTTATTCCCGTTATTTTTTGGAGAAAAAGCCAGTGAAATCGAATGGCAATTTTACAAAGTTAAATCTGGAACAATCTAGGGAAAAGGTGAGGATTCAAGTTGAAGGTGTTCTTTGGCGACAATTTATTTTAAAAAGCAGGTGGGAGTGCATTTGGTATCAACACGAGCAAAAATCATTTGGCTGGATGGTTTTTCAAGATGTCGGTTTTCACAGTGAAAGTAATTCGCAGGCATGGTGGTTGAGGCTGGCTTATTTTCATACTGACGACTACGATTCGAGGGTTTACGCTTTTGAAAATGATCTACTTTACCAGTTTTCGGTTCCTGCCTTTTATGGTGAAGGAATACGTATCTATGCAAACGGAAAAGTTAAAATATGTGAAAAAGTAGACGTTTGGGTGAAAGTTGCAAGAAGCTGGTTTCTTGGGCTTGACAAGCTGGGTAGTGGTTATAGCCAGATTGATGGCGGCAAGAAGACTGAAGTTAAATTTCAGTTAAGATTCAAGTTTTGA
- a CDS encoding 1-acyl-sn-glycerol-3-phosphate acyltransferase: protein MNYDDIRPYEDHEVNHYINVLLKDDIFQEVLQFIFQDETQRAQAKAMLSKIQSVEELQLTFMLSLVTDWIIKKTTCGVTWSGLDQLDKSKSYLFISNHRDIILDAALLNYTIVKAGMNTTEIAIGNNLLIYDWIVHAVKLNRAFVVKRNLPARELLMASKKLSSYIREAITRRNRSVWIAQREGRTKDGNDQTQQALLKMLNLSNEKDFVEGFHELQIVPLSISYEREPCGISKVEEIYKRESEGFEKTQADDLKSMAFGLTRPKGRVHFSFGKPIDAPLEEFAKADTANESIQQLADYIDERIYKNYKLWPNNYLAADLMNGKDEYADKIEEATREKFSELLQDLVETIGEGDPKRQQELFVKMYANPLLNAEEVQSKKANA from the coding sequence ATGAACTATGATGATATTCGACCTTATGAAGACCATGAAGTTAATCACTACATTAACGTATTGCTGAAAGACGATATTTTTCAAGAGGTACTTCAATTTATTTTTCAGGATGAAACCCAACGTGCTCAGGCGAAAGCAATGTTGTCGAAGATTCAGAGCGTAGAGGAGTTACAGTTGACTTTTATGCTTTCGTTGGTTACAGATTGGATTATAAAAAAAACAACTTGTGGAGTAACGTGGAGTGGTTTGGATCAATTGGATAAATCGAAAAGTTATTTGTTCATCTCTAATCATCGCGATATTATTCTGGATGCAGCACTTTTAAACTATACTATTGTAAAGGCCGGAATGAATACGACCGAAATTGCAATCGGCAACAATTTATTGATTTATGATTGGATTGTTCATGCGGTAAAGCTCAACCGAGCTTTTGTTGTCAAACGAAATTTGCCTGCCCGAGAATTGCTGATGGCCTCGAAAAAGCTTTCTAGCTATATTCGTGAAGCCATTACCCGCAGAAACAGGTCAGTTTGGATTGCTCAGCGCGAAGGAAGAACAAAAGACGGAAATGACCAAACGCAACAAGCGTTGCTTAAAATGTTGAACTTAAGCAACGAAAAAGACTTTGTTGAAGGCTTTCATGAACTGCAAATTGTACCTCTTTCTATTTCATATGAGCGTGAGCCTTGCGGAATCTCAAAGGTTGAAGAGATTTATAAACGTGAAAGTGAGGGGTTTGAGAAGACACAGGCTGATGATTTAAAAAGTATGGCTTTTGGATTAACTCGTCCGAAAGGAAGGGTTCACTTTTCGTTTGGTAAACCAATTGATGCACCGTTGGAAGAGTTTGCAAAAGCTGACACGGCCAACGAGAGCATTCAGCAACTGGCTGATTATATTGATGAGCGGATTTACAAAAACTACAAACTTTGGCCGAATAATTACTTAGCAGCCGATTTAATGAACGGTAAAGATGAATATGCCGACAAAATTGAAGAAGCCACACGCGAAAAATTTTCTGAATTGCTTCAGGATCTAGTTGAAACAATTGGAGAAGGTGATCCAAAACGTCAGCAGGAGTTGTTTGTTAAAATGTATGCCAATCCGCTACTAAACGCTGAAGAAGTGCAGAGTAAAAAGGCTAACGCTTAA
- a CDS encoding energy transducer TonB, with protein sequence MKKSDRKFLHRPEYPGGNESFKAFIKEHLVYPKQALENKIHGTVYLQAEINDEGEVLQVKVDNGIGFGCDEEAVRSVKMMHSGKVKNREVRLKAWKKLRINFRLDEHKPKEFSYNYSVKSDKERKSASGTSYQYTIQLPPKK encoded by the coding sequence ATGAAAAAATCCGATAGGAAATTTTTACATCGACCCGAATATCCGGGAGGTAATGAGTCATTCAAAGCTTTTATCAAAGAACATTTGGTTTATCCCAAACAAGCCTTGGAAAATAAGATTCACGGAACAGTTTATTTACAAGCTGAAATTAATGATGAAGGCGAAGTGTTGCAGGTTAAAGTAGATAATGGTATTGGCTTTGGTTGCGACGAGGAAGCTGTCCGTTCGGTTAAAATGATGCATTCTGGCAAGGTTAAAAATCGTGAGGTGCGATTGAAAGCATGGAAAAAGCTGAGGATAAATTTTCGTCTGGATGAGCACAAGCCCAAAGAATTCTCGTACAATTATTCAGTGAAATCGGACAAAGAACGAAAGTCGGCTTCAGGTACTTCATACCAGTATACGATTCAATTACCTCCTAAAAAATAA
- a CDS encoding DUF4251 domain-containing protein — protein sequence MKKMTSVILLLLMFSFISMAQKEADKKENIKVLIESRQFKFTARSVTPMSGGTINLTSTYDFSVDSMQVESWLPFYGRAYQSDYGSTEGGIKFKEVAKVLKVERNGKKDSYEIRIEVDTAKDSYKINIHAGDSGYASMSVLSNRRQSVSYYGIIEPLDE from the coding sequence ATGAAGAAAATGACAAGTGTAATTCTTTTGCTTCTGATGTTTTCATTTATTTCCATGGCGCAGAAGGAGGCAGATAAAAAAGAAAATATCAAAGTATTAATTGAAAGCAGGCAGTTTAAATTTACCGCTCGTTCGGTGACGCCAATGAGTGGAGGTACGATCAATTTAACTTCGACTTACGATTTTTCAGTAGACAGTATGCAGGTTGAATCTTGGCTGCCTTTTTACGGACGAGCTTATCAATCGGATTATGGCAGTACCGAAGGAGGTATCAAATTTAAAGAGGTCGCTAAGGTTTTGAAAGTTGAGAGAAATGGCAAAAAAGACTCTTATGAAATCCGAATTGAAGTAGATACAGCAAAGGACAGTTACAAGATTAATATCCATGCTGGCGACAGTGGTTATGCTTCCATGAGTGTTCTGTCGAACCGCAGACAATCAGTGAGTTATTATGGCATTATTGAGCCGTTAGATGAATAA
- a CDS encoding solute carrier family 23 protein — MTKLKMNKNQNQFTGRNMVLGVQFLFVAFGATVLVPLLVGIDPAVALFTAGIGTLIFHLITKGMVPVFLGSSFAFIAPIIEATKLYGLPGALSGIVAVGIVYTAVSALVKWRGIKLIERLFPATVVGPVIMIIGLSLAGTAIDMSKTHWPIAVISLATAVIVVVFTKGLIKLIPIFIGIVVGYIAGLVFGVIDFTPIKEAAWLQLPGFILPEFNWNAILYMIPVAVAPIIEHVGDMYAIGGVAEKNFIKKPGLHRTLLGDGIATGLAGMVGGVPNTTYSEVTGAIALTKVTNPFILRIAAITAIVFSLIGKVSGILKTIPQAVLGGIMLLLFGLIASVGIKTLIDSKTDLSQIRNQVVVSIVLTIGIGGAVISWGNFSLAGIGLAAVVGILLNLILPGESKKVNLEG, encoded by the coding sequence ATGACTAAGCTAAAAATGAATAAAAACCAGAACCAATTTACAGGACGTAATATGGTTTTGGGCGTGCAATTTTTGTTTGTAGCCTTCGGAGCAACTGTACTTGTTCCGCTTCTTGTTGGTATTGATCCTGCCGTGGCCTTATTCACTGCCGGAATTGGAACGCTAATCTTTCACCTGATAACAAAAGGAATGGTTCCCGTGTTTCTGGGCAGTAGCTTTGCTTTTATTGCTCCAATTATTGAAGCTACGAAACTTTATGGCTTGCCGGGAGCACTATCCGGCATTGTTGCAGTTGGTATTGTATACACAGCCGTTTCGGCACTCGTAAAATGGCGAGGCATAAAACTCATAGAACGCTTGTTCCCGGCTACAGTAGTTGGCCCGGTAATCATGATAATCGGGTTGTCACTGGCAGGAACTGCTATTGACATGTCCAAGACACATTGGCCCATTGCTGTCATTAGCCTCGCTACAGCTGTTATTGTAGTCGTCTTTACAAAAGGCTTAATCAAATTGATTCCTATTTTCATCGGCATCGTTGTTGGTTACATTGCCGGCTTGGTGTTTGGCGTTATCGACTTCACTCCAATAAAAGAAGCTGCCTGGCTTCAGCTTCCCGGTTTTATCCTGCCTGAATTTAACTGGAATGCTATTTTGTATATGATTCCGGTTGCAGTGGCTCCTATTATTGAACATGTAGGCGACATGTACGCCATTGGCGGAGTGGCTGAGAAAAATTTTATTAAAAAGCCCGGCTTGCACCGCACCTTACTAGGCGATGGTATAGCCACCGGACTTGCAGGTATGGTTGGAGGTGTTCCAAATACGACCTACTCTGAAGTTACAGGAGCCATTGCCCTAACGAAAGTAACCAACCCATTCATACTGCGAATTGCTGCAATTACTGCGATCGTTTTTTCATTGATTGGAAAGGTCAGCGGTATTCTGAAAACCATCCCTCAAGCAGTATTGGGAGGAATCATGCTTTTGCTTTTTGGCCTAATTGCCTCTGTCGGTATTAAGACACTGATCGACTCAAAAACAGATCTTTCACAAATTCGAAATCAGGTGGTTGTGTCTATCGTTCTGACTATCGGAATTGGAGGTGCAGTTATTTCTTGGGGCAATTTTTCACTCGCAGGAATTGGACTGGCAGCAGTTGTTGGAATTTTGCTGAATCTAATTTTACCTGGAGAATCAAAAAAAGTTAATTTAGAAGGGTAA
- the recJ gene encoding single-stranded-DNA-specific exonuclease RecJ translates to MDKIWNIKTQGDANVIKHLSAALNVNMVIGNLLAQRGISTYAEAKSFFRPRLSDLHDPFLMKDMDKAVERLERAIENEEKVLIYGDYDVDGTTSVALMYQFLRSRIKNLDYYIPDRYSEGYGISPRSIDFAEEEKISLIIVLDCGIKAVEKIKNAKDRGIDFIICDHHNPDDVIPEAVAVLDAKRPDCNYPFKELSGCGVGFKLLQAYTQKNDVPIVELYDLLDLVVVSIASDIVPVVGENRVLAYYGLRKLNSNPSLGLKTIIQMSGLVGQDISVSDIVFKIGPRLNASGRIEHGKKSVAIMVVTEEEEAIELGNEINSYNEIRKTLDRDITQEALDMITHDPNQNERKATVLYNRDWHKGVVGIVASRLTEHYYRPTVILTESNGMATGSARSVKNFDLYEAIGSCSDLLESYGGHMYAAGLTMKIDNIPAFTRRFEEIVANSITKQQQTETMDVDAKIQLSEITPKFYRILKQFAPFGPHNMDPVFVTENVLDSGTSRCVGRQLEHLKLDLVEPTGNSSVFPAIAFNQADHYDAISQGLPFDICYSIAENVFRGKTNIQLYIRDISAKLY, encoded by the coding sequence ATGGATAAAATCTGGAACATTAAAACCCAAGGCGATGCCAATGTTATCAAGCATTTATCTGCTGCCCTCAACGTAAATATGGTTATTGGAAACCTTCTAGCACAACGAGGAATCTCAACTTACGCCGAAGCAAAATCTTTTTTCCGACCACGCCTTTCCGATTTACATGATCCATTCCTGATGAAGGACATGGACAAAGCTGTTGAACGACTGGAACGCGCCATTGAAAACGAAGAAAAAGTATTGATTTATGGCGACTATGATGTTGACGGAACGACCTCGGTCGCTTTGATGTACCAGTTTTTACGCAGCCGGATTAAAAACCTGGACTATTATATTCCTGATCGTTATTCGGAAGGTTACGGTATTTCGCCGCGAAGTATTGACTTTGCAGAGGAAGAAAAAATTTCGCTTATTATCGTTTTGGATTGCGGAATTAAAGCGGTTGAAAAAATAAAAAATGCCAAAGATCGCGGTATTGACTTTATCATTTGCGATCATCACAACCCAGATGATGTCATTCCCGAGGCGGTTGCGGTGCTTGATGCCAAACGCCCGGATTGCAACTATCCGTTCAAAGAGCTTTCCGGATGTGGAGTTGGTTTTAAACTGCTTCAGGCCTACACACAAAAAAATGATGTCCCAATTGTTGAGCTCTACGATTTACTTGATCTTGTCGTTGTCAGTATTGCTTCCGACATTGTTCCGGTAGTTGGAGAGAACAGAGTGCTGGCCTATTACGGGCTTCGCAAACTAAATTCGAACCCTAGCCTCGGATTGAAAACCATCATCCAAATGTCGGGTCTTGTGGGGCAAGATATTTCGGTGAGCGATATTGTTTTTAAAATTGGACCACGCCTGAATGCTTCAGGCCGAATTGAACACGGTAAAAAATCAGTGGCAATCATGGTGGTTACAGAAGAAGAAGAAGCCATCGAACTCGGCAATGAAATCAATTCGTATAACGAAATACGCAAAACATTGGATCGGGACATCACACAGGAAGCATTGGATATGATTACCCACGATCCGAACCAAAACGAACGCAAAGCAACAGTGCTATATAACCGCGACTGGCACAAAGGAGTCGTTGGCATTGTGGCCAGCCGGTTGACTGAGCATTATTACCGACCTACAGTCATCCTCACCGAGTCAAACGGCATGGCAACAGGTTCAGCACGATCTGTAAAGAATTTTGATTTGTATGAAGCAATTGGTTCATGCAGCGACCTTTTGGAATCGTATGGCGGACACATGTACGCAGCCGGTTTAACCATGAAAATTGACAACATCCCGGCATTTACCCGTCGGTTTGAAGAAATTGTGGCCAATAGCATTACGAAGCAACAGCAAACAGAGACGATGGATGTAGATGCCAAAATTCAACTTTCAGAAATCACCCCTAAGTTTTACCGTATTCTGAAACAGTTTGCTCCGTTTGGACCTCACAATATGGATCCGGTTTTTGTAACCGAGAATGTGCTTGACAGTGGTACCAGCCGCTGTGTTGGCCGTCAGCTGGAACACCTTAAACTTGATTTGGTTGAACCGACCGGAAACTCATCAGTTTTCCCGGCCATCGCTTTTAACCAGGCTGATCATTACGATGCCATCAGCCAAGGTTTACCTTTTGATATTTGTTATTCGATAGCCGAAAATGTTTTTAGAGGTAAAACAAATATCCAGCTTTATATCCGCGATATTTCCGCAAAACTATATTAA